Genomic window (Sphingorhabdus pulchriflava):
CGCGTCCCGGAACCTTCGATTTCGGAAGCGGCATGGCCGCGGCGGAAGCCCTTCTGAAACTCACCAACAAGCCGACCGCCATTTTTGCGAGCAACGATGACATGGCGGCGGGCGTGCTGTCTTATGCGCACCGCGTTGGCCTTGATGTGCCGCAGGATTTGTCGGTCGCCGGATTCGACGATACACCGCTCGCCCAGTTGGTCTGGCCGCCTTTGACGACGGTACGCCAACCCGTGCTGGAACTGGCTTATGCGGCCACGAACCAGCTGTTTTGTCCCGATCCGGCCATCGTCCACCAGCGGCTACAACACGAAGTGATGGTTCGCGGGTCAACCGCGCCGTTACGCAAATCCTGATTTTACCGGCTTGACGATAGGGCGCTTCCGGGTTCAATAAGACACCGTTGTCATACCGGGGAGACAGAGCGTCTATGAACGCAAACCAGACATTGCCGGCGCCCGCAAAGATGCGGCGTTTAGGGAACAGCGAGATTGAAGTCAGTGGTATCGCCTGGGGCATGTGGCGCCTTGCGGAAAATGGTCGCACCGCCGCCGATGCGGCCAAACTGGTCCATAGCGCGCTCGATGCGGGGATAAATTTCCTCGATACGGCAGATATTTACGGTTTCAATGGTGAGAGCGGGTTCGGCGACGCCGAGGCGCTTCTGGGCGAAGTGTTGGCCGCCGAACCTGCGCTTCGGGCACGCATGGTGCTCGCCAGCAAGGGCGGGATCATACCGCCTTTGCCTTATGACCAGAGCGCCGCTTATCTTTCCTCCGCGCTCGATGCCTCGCTCAAGCGGCTCCAGGCCGAGACAATAGATCTATACCAGATCCACCGCCCTGATATTCTCGCACATCCCCAAGAGGTCGCCAAGACTCTCGACGATGCGGTTAAAGCGGGCAAGATCCGGACTATCGGCGTTTCGAACTTCACGATCCACCAGATCGCCGCACTCAACCAATTTCTAGGCCACAAATTGGTGGCGACGCAGCCGGAAATCAGCCCACTGCGCATCACCTGCTTTGAAAATGGCGAGCTCGATCAAGCGATGATGATGGGGCTCACCCCGCTCGCATGGTCACCCTTGGGCGGCGGGCGTCTGGCCAATCCCGACAGCGAACGCGACAACGCCGTCGCCGCCGAATTGGATCGGGTTGCTGGTGAGCAGGGCGTGTCCCGCAGCGTCGCCGCCTATAGCTGGCTGATGGCACATCCTGCAGGCATCATCCCGATTGTCGGTTCGCAGCAGCCGGAACGTATCGCCGAAGCTGTCGAAGCTTATAAGGTCCGCTGGTCAAGGCAGGACTGGTATGCCGTGCTCGTCGCGGCAAGAGGAGAAAGGCTGCCTTAAGGCGCCGAATGTCGCGGCCCAGCCTTGAGCGCGGGTCCATGGAAACTGCAAGCCGGGCGCTTCGAAAGGCAGCCCTGCAAAGGAGAGACGGATATGAGCGGCCAACAATGCGAAATCGCCTGGTTTTCGGCGCTGTGCGACGACGATTACGAGTTTCTGGGCGTGCCCGATCCCTTTCTGCAATCGAGCTGGGAGCATTGCCGCAACATCGTGCTGCGCGCCGAAGAAGGCGGATTCGACAATATCCTCCTCCCCTCGGGATATCAGCTCGGCCTAGACACCACCGCCTTTGCAGCTGCCGTTGCCACGCAGGTCAAACGCATGAAGCTGCTTTGGGCGACGCGTATGGGTGAAGACTGGCCGCCGCAGCTTGCGCGCCGCATCGCCACGCTTGACCGCATCCTTGGCCCTAATGTTGCCGGAACCGGCGGACGGCTCAACGTCAACATCATCTCGTCCGACATGCCCGGAGAAAAGATCGAAAGCGGCCCGCGCTACCGCCGCGCAACCGAGATCATGAAAATCGTCCGCACGCTGCTCAATGGCGAGTATCTCGATTTCCAGGGCGAGTTCTACAACCTCCAGCTCGATCCGGCGCGTATCACCACCCTGTCGGGTACATGCCCGGCCTTCTATTTCGGCGGCCTCAGCCACGAAGCGCGCGAGTGCGCGGCAGAGGGCTGTGACGTCTATCTGATGTGGCCCGATACGATGGACAAGGTGCGCGAAACCATTACCGACATGAAGCAGCGCGCCGCCGCGAAGGGCCGCAGTCTGAAGTTCGGCTACCGCGTCCATGTCGTCGTGCGCGAAACCGAAGATGAAGCGCGCGCCTATGCCGACCGGTTGCTGTCCAAGCTCGATGAGGATGCGGGCAAGGCCATCCGCGAAAAGTCGCTCGATGCCAAAAATTACGGCGTGCAGCGTCAGCAGGAATTGCGCGGCGCCGCGGGCGGTGACGGCTTCGTTGAAGACAATCTGTGGACCGGGATAGGGCGTGCGCGTTCCGGCTGTGGTGCAGCCATCGTCGGCACCCCCGATCAGGTGCTCGCCAAATTGCGCGCTTATCAGGCGGAAGGCATTGAGGCCTTCATCCTCTCCGGCTATCCGCATATGCAGGAAGCGGACATGTTCGCGCGCTACGTCCTGCCGCATATCCAGCACGGACCGCTGGTGCTGTAGCACCGCCTAGATAGGGAGCAGTGATGGAGATTTACGATGTCGCGGTCATTGGCGGTGGGGTCAATGGATGCGGCATCGCGCGCGATGCGGCCGGACGGGGCGCGCATGTGCTGCTGCTGGAGGCCAAGGATCTGGCGAGCGGCACCTCTTCTGCATCGAGCAAGCTGATCCATGGCGGTCTGCGCTATCTCGAACATTATGAATTCGCCCTCGTTCGCGAATCACTGACTGAGCGCGAGGTTTTATGGGCGATTGCCCCGCATATCATCTGGCCGATGCGTTTTGTATTGCCGCATGTGAAAGGGCTGCGGCCGCGCTGGCTACTGCGGCTAGGCCTGTTTCTTTACGACCATTTGGGTGCCCGCAAACGCCTGCCTGCTACCCAAAGTATCAACCTAGCCCAGCATCCCGCGGGCGGACCATTGAAGCCTGAATTCACCAATGGTTTCGTCTATTCGGATTGCTGGGTCGACGACGCCCGGCTGGTCGTTCTCAACGCCCGCGACGCTGCCATTCGTGGCGCGGATATAGAGACGCGTTGCCCTGTCACGCGTCTCGAGCGCAAGGATGGCGTCTGGCATATCGAAGCGGGCAGGCGCTCTTTCCAGGCGCGCGCGATCGTCAATGCTGCCGGTCCTTCGGTGTTGCAGGTACTGAGTCACAGCCCGGACAAGGCGGAATATGCCATGCGGCTGGTGCGCGGGTCGCATATTGTCGTGCCCAAATTGTACGACCATCCCTATCCCTATTTCTTCCAGCTTCCCGATGGCCGGATTTTCTTTGCGATCCCTTATGAGCATGATTTCACGCTGATCGGCACCACTGATGCCGATCATAAGAGCGGCCTGGACCATATCGAAGCCAGCCGTGAAGAAATCGCCTATCTGTGCGAAGGGGCGAGCCACTTTTTCCGCAAGCCGGTCCGGCCCGAAGATGTCGTCTGGTCCTATTCGGGCGTGCGGCCGCTGGTCGACGACGGTTCGGGCAAACCCGAGGCGGCAACGCGTGGCTATCGGCTGGATTTGAGCGTTGCCGAAGACGGCGCACCCATTCTCAACATTTTCGGAGGCAAGATCACAACCTACCGCCATTTGGCCGAGGAAGCGGTCGATCTGCTCGCCACACGATTACCGCTGCCGCAGAACAGGCATTGGACCGGATCCGAAGCGTTGCCAGGGGGTGATTTTGATGTCGACGCGACGGCAGAAGAGAGGCAGAAGCTCGAGCAACGCTATCCCTTCCTCGAACCCGATTGGGCGGACCGTCTGTTCAAAAGCTATGGCCTGGACAGCTATACCATCCTCGGCGACGCAAAATTCCTCTCCGATTGCGGTCAGCATTTCGGCCATGGCCTGACCGAACGCGAAGTTGAGCATTTGATTAGCAAAGAGTGGGCGCGCACGGCCGTAGACATATTGTGGCGGCGCACAAAGCTGGGCCTCCGCATGACGCACGAAGAGCAACTGCAGCTCGAAAACCATTTACGAAAG
Coding sequences:
- a CDS encoding LLM class flavin-dependent oxidoreductase, which encodes MSGQQCEIAWFSALCDDDYEFLGVPDPFLQSSWEHCRNIVLRAEEGGFDNILLPSGYQLGLDTTAFAAAVATQVKRMKLLWATRMGEDWPPQLARRIATLDRILGPNVAGTGGRLNVNIISSDMPGEKIESGPRYRRATEIMKIVRTLLNGEYLDFQGEFYNLQLDPARITTLSGTCPAFYFGGLSHEARECAAEGCDVYLMWPDTMDKVRETITDMKQRAAAKGRSLKFGYRVHVVVRETEDEARAYADRLLSKLDEDAGKAIREKSLDAKNYGVQRQQELRGAAGGDGFVEDNLWTGIGRARSGCGAAIVGTPDQVLAKLRAYQAEGIEAFILSGYPHMQEADMFARYVLPHIQHGPLVL
- a CDS encoding aldo/keto reductase — protein: MRRLGNSEIEVSGIAWGMWRLAENGRTAADAAKLVHSALDAGINFLDTADIYGFNGESGFGDAEALLGEVLAAEPALRARMVLASKGGIIPPLPYDQSAAYLSSALDASLKRLQAETIDLYQIHRPDILAHPQEVAKTLDDAVKAGKIRTIGVSNFTIHQIAALNQFLGHKLVATQPEISPLRITCFENGELDQAMMMGLTPLAWSPLGGGRLANPDSERDNAVAAELDRVAGEQGVSRSVAAYSWLMAHPAGIIPIVGSQQPERIAEAVEAYKVRWSRQDWYAVLVAARGERLP
- the glpD gene encoding glycerol-3-phosphate dehydrogenase — protein: MEIYDVAVIGGGVNGCGIARDAAGRGAHVLLLEAKDLASGTSSASSKLIHGGLRYLEHYEFALVRESLTEREVLWAIAPHIIWPMRFVLPHVKGLRPRWLLRLGLFLYDHLGARKRLPATQSINLAQHPAGGPLKPEFTNGFVYSDCWVDDARLVVLNARDAAIRGADIETRCPVTRLERKDGVWHIEAGRRSFQARAIVNAAGPSVLQVLSHSPDKAEYAMRLVRGSHIVVPKLYDHPYPYFFQLPDGRIFFAIPYEHDFTLIGTTDADHKSGLDHIEASREEIAYLCEGASHFFRKPVRPEDVVWSYSGVRPLVDDGSGKPEAATRGYRLDLSVAEDGAPILNIFGGKITTYRHLAEEAVDLLATRLPLPQNRHWTGSEALPGGDFDVDATAEERQKLEQRYPFLEPDWADRLFKSYGLDSYTILGDAKFLSDCGQHFGHGLTEREVEHLISKEWARTAVDILWRRTKLGLRMTHEEQLQLENHLRKVVAA